In Streptomyces sp. ML-6, the genomic stretch AGCTGCTGCCGCCGGGCCGCCCCACGGAGCTGGTGCGGGACCGGGCGCAGGCGATGCGGACCCTCGTCGAGGACGTGCTGGAGGTGGCCCGGCTGGACAGCGCGTCGGAGCGGGCCGAGCTCCAGGAGATCGCGCTGGGCGAGTTCGTCAGCCGGCGGATCGCGCTGCTGGACCCGGACGTGCAGGTACGGGTCGTCCACGAGTCCTGGGTCAACACCGACCCGCGCAGGCTGGAGCGCATCCTCGGCAATCTGCTGGGCAACGCCGCCAAGCACGGCGCCACCCCGGTGGAGGTCACGGTCGAGGGCCGGGTGGTGCGGATCCGCGACCACGGCACCGGGTTCCCGGCGGCGCTGCTGCGCGAGGGGCCGAGCCGGTTCCGTACCGGGAGCAGCGACCGGGCCGGGCGCGGGCACGGCCTCGGGCTGACGATCGCCGCCGGTCAGGCCCGGGTCCTCGGGGCCCGGCTGACCTTCCGCAACGCGGCGCCCGAAGGGGCGGCGCAGGGCACGGGCGGGGCGATCGCCGTGCTGTGGCTGCCCGAACACGCGCCGACGAACACCGGCAGCTTCCCGATGCTCCCGCTGGCCGAGCAGCGCAAGTCCGATGAAGACGACGGGACCGACGGGACGAGGACGAAGAGGACCGGCAGGGCAGGCAAGTCGATCAGGGCGATCAAAGCAGGTAAGGCGGGCAGGAGCGGCAAGGAGCCGGCCGGCCGGAAGTCGCGGTCCGGCGGCTGACCCGGAGCCGGACGCCGGGCATCTGTCGCCTGTCGTCTGTTGCCGGGCGCCGGTCAGGGGCCGTACGACGGAAGGAGGCTCCCGGGGCGTGCCCCGGGAGCCTCCTCGTACGACCCGTCACCGGTCTCCGCGCCCGCGCGCGGTGGCGGTCGTCAGACGGACTCGGCCTGCCTGGCCCCGGCGGGCGGGACGTCCGCCGGCGACTTGGCCTCCGGGCCCGCCCCGCGCAGCGGCACCTCCTTGACGAAGACCGAGGCGACCAGCGCGATCACACCGACCGAGGCGGCCACCAGGAACGCGATGTGGGTCCCGGACGAGACCGCGAACTGGTAGGCCTCGCGCACCGCCTCCGGCAGCTTCGCCAGGCTGTCCGCGTCCAGCTGCGCGGACTGCTGGGTGGCCGCACCGCCGCCGCGGGCCACCATCTCGTCCTGCACCCGGCCGGTGAACAGCGCGCCCATGATCGCGACGCCGAAGGAGCTGCCGAGCGTGCGGAAGAGGGTGGTCGCGGAGGAGGCGACGCCCATGTCCCGCATCTCCACGCTGTTCTGCGCGACGAGCATCGTGATCTGCATCAGGAAGCCCATGCCCGCGCCGAGCACCGCCATGTAGACGCCGGAGGTGAGCCGCGTGGTCCCGACGTCCATCCGCGAGAGCAGGAACAGGCCGGCCACCATCAGGGCGGAGCCCGCGACGGGGAAGACCTTGTACTTGCCGGTGTTGGTGGTGATCCGCCCCGCGACCAGCGAGACGACCATCATCGCCAGCAGCATCGGCAGGAGCAGCAGGCCCGAGTTGGTCGCCGACGCGCCCTGGACGGACTGCTGGTACAGGGGCAGGAAGAGCACCGCGCCGAACATCACGAACCCCGAGATGAAGCCGAGGACGGACATCAGGGTGAAGTTGCGGTTGTGGAAGATGTGCAGCGGCATGATCGGTTCGGCCGCCTTCGTCTCGACGAAGAGGAAGCCGACGAGCGAGGCGACGCCGATCGCGATGAGCTCCATGATCACGGCGGAGTTCCAGTCGTACTCCGAACCGCCCCAGGTGGTGACCAGTACGATCGCGGTGATGCCGATGGTCAGCAGCGCCGCGCCGAGGTAGTCGACCTTGACCTCGGTGCGCTCCCGCTTCGGCAGGTGCAGCACGGCGGTGACCATGGCGAGGGCGACCGCGCCCAGCGGAAGGTTGATGTAGAAGCTCCAGCGCCAGCCGAGGTGGTCGGTGATGGTGCCGCCGACCAGCGGTCCGCCGATCATGGCGATGGCCATGACGCCGGCCATCATGCCCTGGTACTTGCCGCGCTCACGGGGCGGCACGAGGTCGCCGATGATCGCCATGACGCCGACCATCAGGCCGCCCGCGCCGAGCCCCTGGACCGCCCGGAAGCCGATCAGCTGGCCCATGTCCTGGGCCATCCCGCTCAGCACCGAGCCGATCAGGAAGATCACTATGGACGTGAGGAAGATGCCCTTGCGTCCGTACAGGTCGCCGAGCTTGCCCCAGATCGGGGTGGCGGCGGCGGTGGCCAGGGTGTACGCGGTGACGACCCAGGACAAGTGCTCCAGACCGCCGAGGTCGCCGACGATGGTCGGCATGGCCGTGCCGACGATCAGGTTGTCCAGCATGGCGAGCAGCATCGTGATCATCAGGGCGAGCATCACCACCCGGACGCTGCGTTGCGGCGCCCCGGGCTCCCCCTCCGGACGGTCGGCGCCTGCCGCCTTCCCGTCGGCCGCCTTCTTCAGATCGGTCATTCGGTCCCCACTCCCCCTGCTCCCCTGCACCGGCCCACGGACTTACTTGCCGACCGGCTAGTTGACTACACTGGGGAAAGTAGACTCCTGACTAGCCGGGCGTCAAGTAAGTTTTCGAGGGAGAGCTTCATGGGCAGCACGCCGCAGCCGCGCCGTGGCAACACGCGTCAGCGCATTCAGGACGTTGCCCTGGAACTCTTCGCCGAACAGGGCTACGAGAAGACCTCGCTCCGGGAGATCTCCGAGCGGCTGGATGTGACGAAGGCCGCACTGTATTACCACTTCAAGACCAAGGAAGACATCCTGATCAGCATCTTCGAGGACCTCGACCGTCCGCTCAGGGAGCTGATCGCCTGGGGCAAGGAGCAGCCCCGCACCCTGGAGACGAAGAAGGAGATCCTCCAGCGCTACAGCGAGACGCTGAAGGGCGCCGCCCCGCTCTTCCAGTTCGTGCAGGAGAACCAGGCGTCCGTGCGGGAGCTGAGCATCGGCCGGACCGTCAAGAAGCGCGTCCTGGACCTGGCCGAGCTGTTCGTGGACCCCGGCGCGTCACTGGCCGACCAGATGCGCTGCTTCACCGCGCTGCTGGCGATGCACTCCGGCATGTTCGCCCTCAAGGACGTCGAGGGCAGCGCCGAGGAGAAGCGCGCGGCCGTCCGCGAAGTCGCCTTCGAGCTGATCACCCGGGCGCACTCCCCGGAAGCGGGGGCCGGGGAGTAGCGCGGGCGAGGGGCGGGCCCGGGGGTACGGCGCGGAGGATACGGGGGCCCGAGCCGACCCGGAAGGTACGGCCCCGGAGGTACGGGGCCCGAGCCGACCCGGAAGGTACGGCCCCGGAGGTACGGGGCCCGAGCCGACCCGGAAGGTACGGCCCGGGAGGTACGGGCCCGGTGGGCCCAGCAGGCCGGGCCGGGCCGGCCCCGGGTCAGACGTTCACGCCCTTCTTGTTCAGGAAGCCGACCGGGTTGACCGCGGAGCCGTAGTCGGCGGTGTGCCGGATCTCGAAGTGCAGGTGCGG encodes the following:
- a CDS encoding MDR family MFS transporter; translation: MTDLKKAADGKAAGADRPEGEPGAPQRSVRVVMLALMITMLLAMLDNLIVGTAMPTIVGDLGGLEHLSWVVTAYTLATAAATPIWGKLGDLYGRKGIFLTSIVIFLIGSVLSGMAQDMGQLIGFRAVQGLGAGGLMVGVMAIIGDLVPPRERGKYQGMMAGVMAIAMIGGPLVGGTITDHLGWRWSFYINLPLGAVALAMVTAVLHLPKRERTEVKVDYLGAALLTIGITAIVLVTTWGGSEYDWNSAVIMELIAIGVASLVGFLFVETKAAEPIMPLHIFHNRNFTLMSVLGFISGFVMFGAVLFLPLYQQSVQGASATNSGLLLLPMLLAMMVVSLVAGRITTNTGKYKVFPVAGSALMVAGLFLLSRMDVGTTRLTSGVYMAVLGAGMGFLMQITMLVAQNSVEMRDMGVASSATTLFRTLGSSFGVAIMGALFTGRVQDEMVARGGGAATQQSAQLDADSLAKLPEAVREAYQFAVSSGTHIAFLVAASVGVIALVASVFVKEVPLRGAGPEAKSPADVPPAGARQAESV
- a CDS encoding TetR/AcrR family transcriptional regulator — translated: MGSTPQPRRGNTRQRIQDVALELFAEQGYEKTSLREISERLDVTKAALYYHFKTKEDILISIFEDLDRPLRELIAWGKEQPRTLETKKEILQRYSETLKGAAPLFQFVQENQASVRELSIGRTVKKRVLDLAELFVDPGASLADQMRCFTALLAMHSGMFALKDVEGSAEEKRAAVREVAFELITRAHSPEAGAGE